The genome window TTGGCGATCTGGGCGTCGGTCACCTCGGGGTGGTTCTTGACGAACCAGCTGATGGCGTCCGGCCGGTCCTGACGACGCGAGACCGGCGTGTATTTCGGCGCGGGCTTGTTGGTCTTCAGCAGTTCGGCGTGGCGGCTGACGATCGCGGTCATCCGATACGTTTCGTCGGCCTGGGCCTTGTCCAGTTCCTCGCGGGTCAGCTGACCGCCCGTGATCGGATCGACGCCCCGGATGTCGCGGGCCACGTCGCCGTCGGCGATGCCGCGCACCTCCAGCGGGTGCAGGCCGCAGAAGGCGGCGATCTGCTCGAACGTCAGAGAGGTGTTGTCGACCAGCCAGACGGCGGTCGCCTTGGGCATCAGGATGTCGGTCATGGGCGGTGGTCCCGAAAGTGTGCGAGGGCCCGGCGATCCCGGGCTCCGGATACGACGGCGCCCGGCCTTTCGACCGGGCGCTTGATGCTGGCGATATAGTCCGTTTCGCGCGAAAAGAAAACGACGTCCTGCAGCGGCATACAGCTACGGTTCATCCAGACTGTAAAACAATGGGACATCGGATGCGCAAGGCATCTTCCCCGGAGGAGGAAAACCATGAAGACGATCGCTCTCATCGCCGCCAGTGCCGTTCTGGCCACGGCCGGTGTCGTGGCGGTGCCGGACGCGGCCGAGGCCCAGTCGCGGGGCGCACCGCGCGGCAGCTATGCCCAGACCTGTTCCGGGGCCTATGTGAACCAGGGGCGGCTCTATGCCGACTGCCTGGACACGCGGAGCCGGGCGCGGTCGAGCTCGATCGAACTGGCGCCCTGTTCGTCCAGCGACATCGCCAACATGGACGGTCTGCTGGCGTGCGGTGACCTTCGGGGTCGTTTTGAAAACAACGCCGGTGGCGGTGGCTGGAACGGCGGCGGTAACAATGGCGGCGGCAACAACGGCGGCGGTTGGGGCGGTGGCGGCAACAACGGCGGCGGCTGGGGCGGCGGCGGCAACAACGGCGGGGGCGGCTGGAACGGCGGCGGCAGCAGCGGCGGCCGCAACAGCATCACCGTCTTCGCCGATCGCGACTATCGCGGCGCGTTCCAGACGTTCCGGGGCGAGCAGTACAATCTGTCCAACACAGACTTCAACGACCAGATCAGCTCGATCCAGTTGAACGGCCCGTGGGAGGTGTGTTCGGACTCCGGCTTCCGCGGCTATTGCCAGGTCATCGAGGGCAATGTGCGCAACCTGAACAACACCGGCCTGAACGACCGGATTTCCTCGATGCGGCCCTTGCGCGGCGGCGGTCGCTACTAGACCGTCAGGACGATCTTGCCGACGTGCTCGCCCGCTTCCAGCCGGAGGTGGGCGAGACCGGCCTGGTCCAGCGGAAAGGTGGCGTCGATCGGCGGGCGCACCTGGCCGGATGCGACCCAGGGCCAGGCGCGGGCCTCGATGGCGGCGGCGAGGCGTGCCTTTTCGTTCGCCGGGCGGCGGCGGAGGGTCGAACCCGTCAGGGTCGCCTGTTTCATCATGACCTTGCCCAGCTCGATCCGGGACAGGCCGCCGGTCAGCGTCGCGATCACGACCCAGCGGCCGAAGGGCCTGAGCGCGTCCAGGTTCAGCCCGGCATAGTCTGCGCCGACCATGTCGAGGATGACGTCGGCCCCGCCAGCATCAGCGATTCCCTGCGCCAGATCGCCTGAGGTGGCATCAAGACTGACATCCGCCCCCAGATCGAGCGCGGCCCTGGCCTTGGCGGCCCCGCGGGAGGTTGCGATGACGCGGGCCCCAGCGGCCTTGGCCATCTGGATCGCCATGACACCGATGCCCGAGGTGGCACCGTGGACCAGCAGGGTTTCTCCGGCCGCGAGGTGCCCGCCCTCGAAGACGTTCGTGAAGACCGTGAACAGGGTCTCGGGCAGGGCGGCGGCCTGGACGAAATCGATGTCATCGGGGACGGGCAGGGCATGGCGGGCGTCGACGACGGCGTATTCGGCATAGCCGCCGCCGCCCAGAAGCGCGCAGACCCGGTCGCCGGTCGTCCAGCGGGATACGCCATCGCCGACCTGATCGACCGTGCCGGCGACCTCCAGTCCCATGATGTCCGAGGCCCCCGGTGGAGGCGGATAGGCCCCGATCCGTTGCAGCAGGTCCGGCCGGTTCACCCCGGCGGCGGCGACGCGGATGCGGATTTCACCGGGCCCCGCCTGCGGGTCCGGGCGCTCGGCGATCTGCAGCGCGTCGGCTGGCCCGGAGCCGCCCTTGATCTCGATCACCCGCATGCGGCGTTCCCTGTCTTGCAATCGTCCGTGTCCGGGCGCTCAAATGGGGCGTTTTCCGACGATGGCCAAGGAGGCGACGGTGAGTTTCGAAGATCTCGATCCCCGGCCGCAGCGCGGGGCGATGCTGACGGCGCTGGGTCGAGAGGACCTGGACCTGTATTCCGTCGAGGAACTGAACGAGCGGATCGCGGCCCTGACCGGCGAGATCGACCGCGCCAGGGCCGCGATCGCCGGAAAGAATGCCAAGAAATCGGCGGCGGACGCCCTGTTCAACTTCGAGTCCTGATGTCATTCCGCCGCGACCCGATCCGTGGCATGGCCGTTGCAGGCGAAACGGCTGCGGTGCCGATACGGCCCGACGAAACAGCGGACGTCGATCGTTTTCATGAGTATGGTTGAGTTGATGGCGAGCGACGAGGAACAGTCGGCGGTGCGGTCGCGGGCAGGCGAGGTGCGCGATTTCGCGCGCTCCGAACTGTTCGAGCGGACCTTTCAGGAAGGCATGGACCTGGTCGAGGAGACCGCCGCCTATCTGGACGGCGATGGACGGCGCGAATCCAGGCTGCTGTCGCGCGCCTCGGCCCTGGCCTATGCGGGCGAGAGCATGAAGCTGACCACCCGGCTGATGCAGATCGCGTCCTGGCTCCTGGTGCAGCGGGCCGTACGCGAGGGCGACATGGCGCCCGAGGCCGCCTGCGACGCCCGCTATCGCCTGACCGAGCGCAAGGTCGAGACGGAGCCGACCCATCCGGAAATCCCGATCGCCCTGGTCGAATACCTGGTGCGGACCGAGAAGCTGCACGACCGGGTGCTGTACCTGGATCGTCGCCTGTATCTGGACGCTCCGGCCGAGCCCGACACCAATCCGGTACTGAGCCAGATGGGCCTGCTGGAAGCCGCGTTCCGGCTCTAGATCCTACGGCCCGACGTCGTTGGCGACGCGCGCGCCGTCGTCGACGACAGTCGGCAGGCTGACCGCGATGCCTAGGGCCTCGGCCAGCTTCTGGTCGCGGCTATAGATGTCCTCGCGGAAGGCCACGCGGCCCTGACCGTCGACGAAGGCGGTCCAGTAGAGCAGGCGCACGGTGATTTCGCGGCCGGTCTGGATGCGCCGGGTCTCGCGGGTCTGCTGGGCCGTGTCGAACTCGGCCAGCAGCGTCGGATCGGGCGCGAGCAGGATCCGCGCGAACTCCACCGCATTCTGCACCCGGACACAGCCGTGCGACCGCTGGCGGGTCGACAGGTTGAAGGCCGCCTTGGACGGCGTGTCGTGCAGGAAGATGGCGTAGCTGTCGCGCAGCTCGAACTTCACATAGCCGAGGGCGGCGGTCGGGCCGGCGCGCTGGATGACCTGGCCGTTCTGCACATACATGTTCTGGCTGGCCAGATAGGCCGGTCCGCGCGGCAGGATCTCGCGCCGCGCGATGCCGGCGGGCACATACCAGGGCGGATTGGCCACGACCGAGGCGAACGGCTTTTCGAGGCTCGGCGTCTGGGTCGCGGGCGCGCCGCACACGACGCGGTTGGAGTGAACGGGGCGACCGTCCTTCCAGTAGACCATGATGGCGGCGGCGGTGTTGACCTCGATCCGTTCGGGATTGAGCTCGCGCTTCAGCCAGCGGCGACGTTCGAGGTTGAGCGCGATCTGGCGGGCCCGGTCTTCGGCCGAGGCCCCCAGAGAACTCTGCGTGCCCGCGCCGATCCGGCCGTCGGGGGCCAGGCCGTGCCGGGCCTGGAAGCCCCGGACGGCCGTCTGGAGTTCAGGGCCATAGACCAGGCCCTGGGCCGTCAGGCGGGTGCCGTCGGCCTCCGACAGGTCGCCTTCTGCCACCAGACGCTGGATGATGATGGGCACGCGGGTGTCGCTGTTGCCCGGCTCGATCGCGGCTCCCGCACGGAACCGCGCCCAGCCGCCGTTGCGGATGATGCGGCGATAGCGAACGTATCCGGCCGACAGATTGTTGTAGCCGATGTCGGTCGGGGCCAGGCCGTCGAACCATTCGACGACCTTGTTCTGGACCATGGCGTCGTTCAGCCCGGCGGGCAGATCGACGACGTTCTTCTGCATTTCCCACAGGTCTTCGACCGATTCCGGACGCACCCGGCCCCGGGCCAGGACGCCGGCATAGGCCATGGCCGCGCCCGTAGTCCGCACGTCGGCGCTGGCGGGATCAGCGGCCAGCCCCACGAAATCGAAGAAGTCCGACTTGGCCAGACCATGACGCTCGGCCCGGTTCGACGCTTCGTTCAGCCTGCGCAGACGGTCGGTGTTCCACACCGGGCGCCAGCCATTGAGTTCGTAGAAGGCCCGCACGTCCGCCTGTACGGCCTGGGGCAGGCGACCGATCTGGTCGCTGTAGGCGGTGTAATAGGGGCTGTTGATCGAATTGGCCTGGGCCAGCTGTGCCGGGACCGTCTGGGCCGAGGCCCCGCCGGCCAGCGCCGCCGCGGCCACGCCGAGGGTCAATTCACGTCGATTCATGGTCGTGTCGCTCTGTGTTCGACGCCGCGTTGAACCCGGCGTTCGCGCCCCGGTATCGAACCGCTGCATGTTATCGACGTTCCGCCCAAACAAAAAGCGCCGGTCGAGAAACCGGCGCTCTTCGTGTCGTCCGTGCCGCAGTTTGCGACTACTTCTTGATGAAGCCGCCGAACTTGTTGTTGAAGCGCGAAACGCGGCCGCCGCGATCCAGCATCTGCTGATTGCCGCCGGTCCAGGCCGGGTGCGTCGACGGATCGATGTCCAGGTTCAGCACGTCGCCTTCCTTGCCGTAGGTCGAACGCGTTTGGTACGTCGTGCCATCGGTCAGGGTGACGGTGATGAAGTGGTAGTCGGGGTGCGTATCGGCCTTCATGGTCGTGTTCCAGTCTCTGTACGCGATGACGATGCCGACCGTCGGTGCGTGTGCATTTTTTGGCGCTAACGCTCGGCTCGCGGAGCCTCGCTGCTTTAGCTGGATAAGAAAACCCGCCAGAAGGTCCAGCGGGAATGAGCGGCGGCGTTTACACCGGGGGGCCTTTGGGAGCAAGAGGCGCGCACCATGACAGACAGTGCCGCGCCGAACCGTGATTCCATGACAGGACAGGCGGAGGCGGCCGGGCGTCCCGGTGCCGGTGCCATCCTGGTCGAACAGATCGGCGAGGCCAAGCAGCGCCGTGCCAAGGGTCGCAGCGTCAAGCCCTTGCTGCGCCTGTGGCCCTATCTGTTGCGGCACCGGCTGAACGCCCTGTTCGCCATGTTCTGGCTGCTGGGCTCCACGGCCGCCTCCCTGGCCCTGACCGGGACGGCGCGGGGGGCCATCGACCACGGGTTCGACAACGGCGGCCAGGACATTGATCGCTGGTTCCTGATCCTGGGCCTGAACGCGGTCGTTCTGGGTGTCGCCACCGCCGTCCGTTATTTCTATGTCACCAAGACGGGCGAGAGGGTCGTGGCCGATCTGCGCAAGGGCCTGTTCGACCGCATCCTGACGCTCGATCCGTCCTTCTTCGCGCAGATGCGGACGGGAGAGGTGCTCAGCCGGCTGACGACCGACATCGCCCTGGTGGAGACGCTCCTGACGACGTCGGTGTCGTTCGCCCTGCGGAACTTCCTGACCCTGCTGGGTGGAGTGGCCCTGCTGTTCGTGGTCAGCCCCAAGCTGACCGGGCTGGTGCTTCTGACCGCGCCCATCCTGATCGCGCCGATCTTCATTTTCGGCCGGTCGGTGCGGAAGCTGACCGTCAGGTCCCAGGACCGGTTCGCCAATGCCGTCGGCTTCGCGGGCGAGAGCGTCGACGCCATCGAGACGGTCCAGGCTTTCGGACGCGTCCAGAGTGCCATCGACCGGTTCGGGGCGGTGGTCGAGGAAGCGTTCGGCGTGTCGCTGGTTCGCATGAAGGCGCGGGCCTGGATGACGGCGGTCATCATCGTGGTGGTGTTCGGCGGGGTGACTTTCGTGCTGTGGCTGGGTGCCCAGGACGTGGCCCGGGGCGTGATGACGCCGGGGGCCCTGCTGCAGTTCGTGCTGCTGTCGGTCTTCACGGCGGCGGCGGTCGGGGCGCTGGGCGAAAGCTGGGGCGACGTGCAGAAGGCGTCGGGGGCCATGGAGCGGATCGACGAGCTGATGCGGGCGACCCCTTCGATCGCGCCGCCCGCCCACCCCGTGGCCCTTCCGAGACCCGCCGAGGGCCGGGTCGCCATGGCAGGCGTGCGGTTCGCCTATCCGGGCCGCCCGGATCTGCCGGCGCTGAAGGGCTTCGATCTGGCGGTGCAGCCGGGCGAGACGGTGGCTCTGGTCGGTCCGTCGGGCGCGGGAAAGTCGACCGTGTTCCGCCTGTTGCTGCGCTTCTACGATCCGCAGGAAGGGGCCGTCAGCGTGGACGGCGTGGATGTTCGTGCCGCCGACCCCGTAGAAGTGCGCGGACGCTTCGCCTGGGTATCGCAGGAGGCCCCGCTGTTCTCGGGTTCGGCGCTGGAGAACATCCGTTTCGGTCGCGAGGCTGCCAGCGAGGCGGAGGTCCGTCAGGCGGCCGAGGAGGCCCAGGCCCTGGGCTTCATCGAGGCCCTGCCCGAAGGGTTCGGCACCGCATTGGGAGAACGCGGTAAGAGCCTGTCGGGTGGCCAGCGTCAGCGTCTGGCCATCGCCCGCGCCCTGGTCCGGGACGCGCCGATCCTGTTGCTGGACGAGGCGACCAGCGCGCTCGATGCCGAGAACGAACGTCTGGTCCAGGCCGCGCTCGACCAGGCCATGGAAACCCGGACCACCCTGGTCATCGCCCACCGCCTGGCCACGGTGCTGCGCGCCGACCGGATCGTGGTGATGGAGGACGGAGCGGTCGTCGAGACCGGCACCCACCACGAACTGGTGGCGAGGGGAGGGCTGTATGCCCGCCTGGCGGAGCTGCAGTTCCGGGAGGGGTGATCCCTCTCCCTATGGGAGAGGGTGGGTTCTGGCCCTCACCGCCACGCCCGGGAAGTCGCTGAACACGGCGTCGATGCCCAGCCCGTAGAACCGGCGCAGCCAGGCCGGAAGATCGCCGCGATAGTCTGTCGGCAGAAACGGGTCTTCCGCACGAAAGGTCCAGGCGACGACCTTCAATCCGGCGGCATGGGCGTCTTCGATCAGGGGCGTCGGGGTCGTCGTAACGCCGGAGGCGTCCCGGGGCACGATCATGGCGGTATCGACCCCGATGGCATCGGCATAGGTGGCGATCTCGGCCAGCCCGCCGGGCGTGACCATGGCGGCATAGGTCATTCCAGGCTGGTCTGCGGGGCCGCCCTCGTTCGACATCAGCTGAAGCAGGGGGGCATCGGTGCTCTGGTCCAGGGATCGCAGGGTCTCGACCTCGAAACACTGGATCAGGACCGGACTGTCGGCCGCCATCAGGGCGTTCGTGCGCAGGGCCTCGATGAAGGGAGGCTCCATCGGCAGGCCAAGCGAGGCAAAATAGGTCGGATGCTTCAGTTCGGGCGCGACGCCGATCACCCGGCCGGTGCGTGCCGATCCGGCGCGGGCGATGTCGATGACCTGCTGGAACGTCAGGATGGGCTCGTCCACGAAAGCCGTATTGCCGGGGCGAAGATCCGGCAGCCGCTCGCGGGCGCGCAGCGTCCGGAGTTCGGCCAGGGTGAAGTCCTCGGTGAACCAGCCGGTCGTGGCGACGCCGTCGATGGTCCTCGTCGTGCGTCGGGCGGCGAACTCGGGATGGTCGGCGACGTCGGTGGTGCCGGAGATCTCGTTCTCATGCCGCACGACGAGGGCACCGTCACGGGACATGACCAGGTCGGGCTCTATGACGTCCGCGCCCTGGTCGATCGCCAGTTCATAGGCCGCGCGCGTGTGTTCGGGCCGCTCGCCGGAGGCACCACGATGGGCGATCACCTGGATCAAGGTCAGTCCGGCGGCCAGGGCAGCAAACAAGCTCATGCTTTAGACCTAAGCCAAACTGACGACCGTCTGGTGACGGTGGCGGACGAACCGCGACCGTCCCCAGCCCCGATCGATCGTCGGCCTCAGTTCCGGGCGAGGCGCTCGCGCAGTTCGCGGTGCTGACGACCCGTCATGCAGCGGGCCTGGGCCCAGCGCTCGCCGGCATCGCGGGCGGCCAGAACGTCGTTGGCCGTGACGTACTGCGGGCTGGGGCCATGCTGGTCGCGGAATGAGGCCTGGGTCAGGGCGTCGCGCTCGCAGACGGTCACGGCGATGCGGGCCGTTGCGCCCGGGTCACGCGGCGCGGCACCGGGCACTTCGCCGGCGAACGCGGGTGCCGAGGCGAGCATGAGGCAGGCGATCAAGGCGGTACGGGACATTGGTGAAATCCTCCCAAACCTGAAAAACGTCAGGACAAGGACGATTAATGCGCCACTTCGCAGATTTGTAAAGACCGTGCGACGACTTTATTACATTAGTGCGACAAGCCGTCTGATAACAGACGATAATCGGGATCTCAGCCGCGTAGGACCTTGCCGAGCTGGGGATGCAGTTCCGGGTTCGACGCCAGAATGGACACGCCGGTCTTTGGGTCGCCATCCGGATCGATGGTGGTGACGATGCCGCCCGCCTCGGTGACGAACAGAATGCCCGCCGCTACATCCCAAGGCTTCAGGTTGCGCTCATAGTAGGCGTCGTAGCGACCGCAGGCGACCCAGGCGAAATCCAGGGCGGCGGAGCCCAGGCGACGGATGCCGGCGACGCGCTGGCCGATGGCGTGGATGTCCTTGATCGACTGGGCATGGCCCGACTTGCCGATGAAGGGCAGGCCGGTGGCGATCAGGCTTTCCGACAGGTCGCGACGCCCGGCGACGCGGATGCGGGTGTCGTTCAGATAGCAGCCCTTGCCCTTTTCGGCCCAGAACAGCTCGTTCATGATCGGGTTGTAGGTGACGCCGGCGACGATCTCGGACGATCCATCCGGTGCATAGCGTTGCAGCCCCACCGTGATGGCGAAATGGGGCATGGCGTGCATGAAGTTGGTGGTGCCGTCGATCGGATCGACCACCCAGGTGTGGGACTTGTCGGTTCCCTCGATCATTCCGCGTTCCTCGCCGAGGAAGCCGTAGCCGGGGCGGGCCTTCATCAGCAGTTCGTAGAGGGTGTCCTCGGCCTTGATGTCGGCGGCTGTGACGAAGTCGCCGGGGCCCTTCCGCGACACCTGCAACTGCGCCACCTCGCCGAAGTCGCGCAGCATGGGTCGGGCGGTCTTGCGGACCGCGTCGATGATGACGGAAACGAGGGCGGAGGCGAGGGCCATGGGGGGTATCCTAGCACGACATCTCCCTCCCCGTCCGGGGAGGGTGGCTGAGTCGCAGGCGAAGCCGGGTGGGAAGGGCCAGGCGATACGGACTCTGATTTGTGCGGCGTTACCGAGCCGCCCCCACCCCGTCGTCGCTATGCGCCGACGACCCTCCCCCGAGGGGGAGGGAGAGGCTCCGGTGCAGTTCTATTCCGCGCGGCGGACGTATTCGCCGGTGGTGGTGTCGACAACGATGCGCTCGCCCACGCCCATGTAGGGCGGGATCATGATGCGGACGCCGTTATTGGCTTTGGCGGGCTTGTAGGACGACGACGCCGTCTGGCCCTTCACGGTGGGCTCGGTCTCGACGACTTCCAGCGTGACCTGTTCGGGCAGGGTCAGGCCGATGGGCCGGTCCTCGTGCATCTCGATGACGACCTTCATGCCGTCCTGCAGATAGGCCACGCGGTCCTCGCCGACCCAGTCCTTCTGCAGCTCGGTCTGCTCATAGGTGGCATCGTCCATGAACACGAGGGCGTCGCCCTGCTCGTACAGATAGGAGAACTCCTTCTGCTCCAGGGTGACGCGTTCGACCTTGTCTTCCGAGCGGAAGCGTTCGTTCAGCTTGTTGCCGGTCTCGAGGTTCTTGGCCTCGACGTTGGCAAACGCACCGCCCTTGCCGGGCTTGACGTGGCTGGCCTTGGTGACGACCCACAGGCCCTTGTTGTGCTCGAGCACCATGCCGGGCTTGATGGTGTTGCCGTTGATTTTCGCCATTGGGGATCACTGTCTGGAGGGGCGCAGCCGGTCCCGTGACGGGCGCGCGAAATCGGGCGCGATCCCTAGAGGAAGCCGCTCGCAAGGGCAAGCCGAGCGCAGGGGGCGGTGCCGGGTGCCTGCAGCACGAAGCGGAAGGGGCGGAGGGCGGACGGGTTCCGCCTCAGACCACCTCGTCGTCGGCGCGGATCATGTCGGCGGGATCATGGTCGTAGTCCAGCAGGTCGCCGGGCCGACAGCCCAGCACCGCGCACATCCGCGCCAGGGTCGAGAACCGGATGCCCTTGACCTTGCCGGAGCGGAACAGCGACAGCTGGGTCTCGCTGAGCCCGATCTCTGCGGCCAGGTCGCGGGCCTTGAGGCCACGCGCGACGATCATACCGTCCAGGGTGACGCGCACCGGCATCAGATCATCTCGTCCAGCTCGGCCTGGATACGGTCGGCCTGATCGACCACCCGGCCCAGCAGGAACAGCGCCCCGCCGATCATCCCCAGGGTCATGCCAGCCACATCGAAATAGGCGTAGCCGCCCTGACTGGCTCCGATCAGACGCGAGATATTGGTGATGCCGAAGACGCTGAGAAGGCCGCCCAGACCGAGGGCGATGCCAACATGGCGCAGCGCTCGGGCCAGTGTCGGCTGGATCAGGCGGCCCCTCGACACCTGACCCATCGCCGATCCGATGGACCACACGGCATACAGGTAGAACAGGGTGGGCGTGGCCCAGATCGCCTTTTCCACCAGGTCGATCGGCCAGACATCTGCGGGGAATTTCCCCCGCGACCACGCCACGGTCGGCGCGACGACATACATCAGGGCCAGGACGGCCGAAACACTGCAAACCATGAACACCGCCAGCCAGCGAAACTGGCCGCACAGGCGTCGAAACTGGGCGAGGTCGTCGGTGGGCATGAGTGCGATTTCCAGTTTTATTTTTAATCTTGACTTAAAGACGCATGCTTCGCAAGTTTATGTTAGAGTTAAATGACTGATGAGGGGGTGGCCGATGCAGGCGGCGATCGAGACACAGGGTCTGACCCGCCGGTTCGGCCGGCATCTGGCCGTGGACGGGCTGTCGATGATGGTGCCCGCGAAAGCCGTCTATGGCTTTCTGGGACCCAACGGGGCGGGCAAGACCACCACGCTCAAGATGCTGCTTGGTCTGCTGACGCCGAGCGCGGGGTTCGCGCGTGTCTGCGGCCTGGATGTTGGACGGGACCGGATCGGCGCGGCGCGGAAGGTCGGCTCGCTGCTGCAAGCGCACGGCTTCTATGCCAACCTGACGGGGCGCGAGAACCTCGACCTGACCCGTCGCCTGCTGGGCCTGCCGGCCGCCGAGATCGACCGGGTGCTGGAGATCGTCGAGCTGGCCGACACGGCGCGTCGGCGGGTCGCAGACTATTCGCTGGGCATGCGCCAGAGGCTGGGCCTGGCCCGGGCCATGCTGGGCGCCCCGCCGGTCCTTGTGCTGGACGAGCCGACGAACGGGCTGGACCCCGACGGCATCGCCAACATGCGGCGTTTCCTGAAGGCTCTGCCCGACCGGACGGGGGCGACCGTGCTTCTGTCCAGCCATCTCCTGGGCGAGATCGAACAGACGGCGACCCACATCGGCATCGTCCATGAAGGCCGACTGGTGATGGAGGGGGAGCTGGCTAGGCTGAAGTCCGATCTGGCTCCGGAGATCGGACTGAGGGTCGACGATCCGGACAGGGCAGGGCCGGTCCTTCGTCGCCACGACCTGACCTTGACACAGGACGCCAGCGGACTGGTTGCGCGGCTGCGGCCCGGCGATGACCACGATGCGGCAACCGCCGCCCTGAACCGCGACCTGGTCGAGGCGGGGGTGCAGGTGTTCGCCATCGGTGCCCGCAGCCCGTCGCTGGAAGGTCTCTATCGCAATGCCACCGCGTCCGCCCCGGCGCGCCAACGGGAGAGCGTGTGATGCTGACCGTGCTCGCTGTCGAACTGCGCAAGCTGAACCGCTCGCTGGCCCTGTTGCTGGCGCTGGCGGCCCCGACGCTGATCGCCATCTTCGTGTTCTTCAACATGTTGCGCGGCGAAGGGGCTCAGCCCTGGGAGAATTATTTCCGCGTCTCTGGCGCCATCTGGGCCTTCTTCATGCTGCCGATGAGCGTGACGGCGCTGACCGCGCTGGTCGCCCATATGGAGCACGGCCCACGCGCCTGGGATCACCTGCGCGGCCTGCCGGTCGCGCGGTGGAAGATCTATGCCGCCAAGGCGGTCTGCGTCCTCGGCGTGGTCGCGGCCATGAGTCTGCTGAACCTGCTGCTGACGGGAGGCGCCGTCGCCCTGGCGGCTGCCATCAAGCCCGTTCTGACGCCGACCGGCCCGATCGATGCGGGCGCGCAGGCGATCATGCTCGGCAAGGTCCTGCTGGCGGCGATCCTGATGATCGCCATCCAGTTCTGGATCGCGATCCGCTTTTCCAGCTTCGTCCCTGCCCTTGCGGTCGGCATCGGGGGCACGTTCTTTTCCGTCGTGGCGACGTCGGCAAAGCAGGGTGTCTTCTTTCCCTGGCAGATGCCGATCAACATGCTGGCCACCGAGGCGTGGCGCGTGAACACGGCTCTGGCCCTGGGGGGCGGCGTCGGCCTGGTCGTTCTGGTCGCCGCGATCGCCCATCTGACGCGGCGGGAGGTGCTGTAGGCTCAGCCGCCGGTGGCGGACTTGTCCGGCGCGATCTCGGTCATGGCCGACTGCAGATAGTTCTGCTCGCCCAGTTGTTCGATCAGCTTGAACTGGGCCTCGAGGAAGTCGATGTGCTCCTCGGTGTCCGCCAGG of Brevundimonas subvibrioides contains these proteins:
- a CDS encoding DUF1013 domain-containing protein produces the protein MTDILMPKATAVWLVDNTSLTFEQIAAFCGLHPLEVRGIADGDVARDIRGVDPITGGQLTREELDKAQADETYRMTAIVSRHAELLKTNKPAPKYTPVSRRQDRPDAISWFVKNHPEVTDAQIAKLLGTTKSTIDSVRNRTHWNSPNIKPVDPVTLGLVGQLVLDDLISKAAEKKNRDDAKKGGPALEPIAPEPVEPEFVPEERERRTAEPTAASVFGNRDQDYRA
- a CDS encoding DUF1465 family protein is translated as MSMVELMASDEEQSAVRSRAGEVRDFARSELFERTFQEGMDLVEETAAYLDGDGRRESRLLSRASALAYAGESMKLTTRLMQIASWLLVQRAVREGDMAPEAACDARYRLTERKVETEPTHPEIPIALVEYLVRTEKLHDRVLYLDRRLYLDAPAEPDTNPVLSQMGLLEAAFRL
- a CDS encoding ABC transporter transmembrane domain-containing protein, whose translation is MTDSAAPNRDSMTGQAEAAGRPGAGAILVEQIGEAKQRRAKGRSVKPLLRLWPYLLRHRLNALFAMFWLLGSTAASLALTGTARGAIDHGFDNGGQDIDRWFLILGLNAVVLGVATAVRYFYVTKTGERVVADLRKGLFDRILTLDPSFFAQMRTGEVLSRLTTDIALVETLLTTSVSFALRNFLTLLGGVALLFVVSPKLTGLVLLTAPILIAPIFIFGRSVRKLTVRSQDRFANAVGFAGESVDAIETVQAFGRVQSAIDRFGAVVEEAFGVSLVRMKARAWMTAVIIVVVFGGVTFVLWLGAQDVARGVMTPGALLQFVLLSVFTAAAVGALGESWGDVQKASGAMERIDELMRATPSIAPPAHPVALPRPAEGRVAMAGVRFAYPGRPDLPALKGFDLAVQPGETVALVGPSGAGKSTVFRLLLRFYDPQEGAVSVDGVDVRAADPVEVRGRFAWVSQEAPLFSGSALENIRFGREAASEAEVRQAAEEAQALGFIEALPEGFGTALGERGKSLSGGQRQRLAIARALVRDAPILLLDEATSALDAENERLVQAALDQAMETRTTLVIAHRLATVLRADRIVVMEDGAVVETGTHHELVARGGLYARLAELQFREG
- a CDS encoding beta/gamma crystallin-related protein; translation: MKTIALIAASAVLATAGVVAVPDAAEAQSRGAPRGSYAQTCSGAYVNQGRLYADCLDTRSRARSSSIELAPCSSSDIANMDGLLACGDLRGRFENNAGGGGWNGGGNNGGGNNGGGWGGGGNNGGGWGGGGNNGGGGWNGGGSSGGRNSITVFADRDYRGAFQTFRGEQYNLSNTDFNDQISSIQLNGPWEVCSDSGFRGYCQVIEGNVRNLNNTGLNDRISSMRPLRGGGRY
- a CDS encoding NAD(P)H-quinone oxidoreductase; amino-acid sequence: MRVIEIKGGSGPADALQIAERPDPQAGPGEIRIRVAAAGVNRPDLLQRIGAYPPPPGASDIMGLEVAGTVDQVGDGVSRWTTGDRVCALLGGGGYAEYAVVDARHALPVPDDIDFVQAAALPETLFTVFTNVFEGGHLAAGETLLVHGATSGIGVMAIQMAKAAGARVIATSRGAAKARAALDLGADVSLDATSGDLAQGIADAGGADVILDMVGADYAGLNLDALRPFGRWVVIATLTGGLSRIELGKVMMKQATLTGSTLRRRPANEKARLAAAIEARAWPWVASGQVRPPIDATFPLDQAGLAHLRLEAGEHVGKIVLTV
- a CDS encoding L,D-transpeptidase family protein; translated protein: MNRRELTLGVAAAALAGGASAQTVPAQLAQANSINSPYYTAYSDQIGRLPQAVQADVRAFYELNGWRPVWNTDRLRRLNEASNRAERHGLAKSDFFDFVGLAADPASADVRTTGAAMAYAGVLARGRVRPESVEDLWEMQKNVVDLPAGLNDAMVQNKVVEWFDGLAPTDIGYNNLSAGYVRYRRIIRNGGWARFRAGAAIEPGNSDTRVPIIIQRLVAEGDLSEADGTRLTAQGLVYGPELQTAVRGFQARHGLAPDGRIGAGTQSSLGASAEDRARQIALNLERRRWLKRELNPERIEVNTAAAIMVYWKDGRPVHSNRVVCGAPATQTPSLEKPFASVVANPPWYVPAGIARREILPRGPAYLASQNMYVQNGQVIQRAGPTAALGYVKFELRDSYAIFLHDTPSKAAFNLSTRQRSHGCVRVQNAVEFARILLAPDPTLLAEFDTAQQTRETRRIQTGREITVRLLYWTAFVDGQGRVAFREDIYSRDQKLAEALGIAVSLPTVVDDGARVANDVGP
- a CDS encoding DUF1192 domain-containing protein, with amino-acid sequence MSFEDLDPRPQRGAMLTALGREDLDLYSVEELNERIAALTGEIDRARAAIAGKNAKKSAADALFNFES
- the rpmE gene encoding 50S ribosomal protein L31, which gives rise to MKADTHPDYHFITVTLTDGTTYQTRSTYGKEGDVLNLDIDPSTHPAWTGGNQQMLDRGGRVSRFNNKFGGFIKK